One part of the Arabidopsis thaliana chromosome 1 sequence genome encodes these proteins:
- the WRKY10 gene encoding WRKY DNA-binding protein 10 (WRKY DNA-binding protein 10 (WRKY10); CONTAINS InterPro DOMAIN/s: DNA-binding WRKY (InterPro:IPR003657); BEST Arabidopsis thaliana protein match is: WRKY DNA-binding protein 34 (TAIR:AT4G26440.1); Has 14094 Blast hits to 8305 proteins in 616 species: Archae - 9; Bacteria - 1680; Metazoa - 3148; Fungi - 1347; Plants - 4061; Viruses - 262; Other Eukaryotes - 3587 (source: NCBI BLink).) has product MSDFDENFIEMTSYWAPPSSPSPRTILAMLEQTDNGLNPISEIFPQESLPRDHTDQSGQRSGLRERLAARVGFNLPTLNTEENMSPLDAFFRSSNVPNSPVVAISPGFSPSALLHTPNMVSDSSQIIPPSSATNYGPLEMVETSGEDNAAMMMFNNDLPYQPYNVDLPSLEVFDDIATEESFYIPSYEPHVDPIGTPLVTSFESELVDDAHTDIISIEDSESEDGNKDDDDEDFQYEDEDEDQYDQDQDVDEDEEEEKDEDNVALDDPQPPPPKRRRYEVSNMIGATRTSKTQRIILQMESDEDNPNDGYRWRKYGQKVVKGNPNPRSYFKCTNIECRVKKHVERGADNIKLVVTTYDGIHNHPSPPARRSNSSSRNRSAGATIPQNQNDRTSRLGRAPPTPTPPTPPPSSYTPEEMRPFSSLATEIDLTEVYMTGISMLPNIPVYENSGFMYQNDEPTMNAMPDGSDVYDGIMERLYFKFGVDM; this is encoded by the exons ATGagtgattttgatgaaaacttCATCGAAATGACGTCGTATTGGGCTCCACCATCCAGTCCTAGCCCAAGAACGATATTGGCAATGCTGGAGCAAACCGACAATGGTCTGAATCCAATCAGTGAGATCTTCCCTCAAGAAAGCTTGCCAAGAGATCATACTGATCAATCTGGACAAAGATCTGGTCTTCGTGAGAGACTGGCTGCAAGAGTAGGATTCAATCTTCCAACACTCAATACAGAAGAAAACATGAGTCCTTTGGATGCATTTTTCAGGAGCTCGAATGTTCCTAATTCTCCTGTCGTTGCAATCTCTCCAGGATTCAGTCCATCAGCACTATTGCATACTCCCAATATGGTCAGTGATTCTTCCCAG ATTATCCCTCCGTCTTCAGCCACCAATTACGGACCTCTAGAGATGGTGGAAACTTCCGGTGAAGACAATGCAGCGATGATGATGTTCAACAACGATCTTCCTTATCAGCCGTACAATGTTGATCTGCCTTCTCTAGAAG TCTTTGATGATATTGCAACGGAAGAGTCCTTTTATATCCCATCTTATGAACCTCATGTTGACCCAATTGGAACTCCTTTAGTCACATCCTTTGAATCTGAACTCGTTGACGATGCCCATACCGACATCATCTCCATTGAGGACAGTGAGAGCGAGGATGGAAACAAAGATGATGACGACGAGGACTTCCAAtacgaagacgaagacgaagacCAATACGACCAAGATCAAGATgtagatgaagatgaagaggaagaaaaagatgaagacaATGTTGCATTAGATGATCCTCAACCTCCACCTCCAAAGAGAAG GAGATATGAGGTATCAAACATGATTGGAGCCACAAGAACAAGCAAGACACAAAGGATCATACTTCAGATGGAAAGCGACGAAGACAATCCTAACGATGGTTATCGCTGGAGAAAATACGGTCAGAAAGTCGTCAAAGGAAATCCTAATCCGAG GAGTTACTTCAAGTGCACAAACATCGAGTGCAGAGTGAAAAAACATGTGGAGAGAGGAGCAGACAATATCAAGTTGGTTGTGACTACATACGATGGGATACACAACCATCCTTCACCACCTGCACGTAGAAGCAATTCCAGTTCAAGGAACCGGTCTGCAGGGGCAACAATACCTCAAAATCAGAATGATCGAACCAGTCGGTTAGGTAGGGCTCCTCCTACTCCTACTCCTCCTACTCCTCCTCCTTCGTCTTACACACCTGAGGAGATGAGGCCTTTCTCTTCGTTGGCTACAGAAATTGATCTGACAGAGGTTTATATGACCGGAATCTCTATGCTGCCGAATATACCGGTTTACGAGAATTCGGGTTTTATGTACCAGAATGATGAACCGACGATGAATGCGATGCCGGATGGTTCAGATGTGTACGATGGGATCATGGAACGCCTGTATTTTAAGTTTGGTGTCGACATGTAG
- the BRL1 gene encoding BRI1 like (BRI1 like (BRL1); FUNCTIONS IN: kinase activity; INVOLVED IN: protein amino acid phosphorylation; LOCATED IN: plasma membrane; EXPRESSED IN: 9 plant structures; EXPRESSED DURING: 4 anthesis, petal differentiation and expansion stage; CONTAINS InterPro DOMAIN/s: Protein kinase, ATP binding site (InterPro:IPR017441), Serine/threonine-protein kinase domain (InterPro:IPR002290), Leucine-rich repeat-containing N-terminal domain, type 2 (InterPro:IPR013210), Leucine-rich repeat (InterPro:IPR001611), Serine/threonine-protein kinase-like domain (InterPro:IPR017442), Protein kinase-like domain (InterPro:IPR011009), Serine/threonine-protein kinase, active site (InterPro:IPR008271), Protein kinase, catalytic domain (InterPro:IPR000719), Leucine-rich repeat, typical subtype (InterPro:IPR003591), Tyrosine-protein kinase, catalytic domain (InterPro:IPR020635); BEST Arabidopsis thaliana protein match is: BRI1-like 3 (TAIR:AT3G13380.1); Has 209429 Blast hits to 137168 proteins in 4633 species: Archae - 153; Bacteria - 19509; Metazoa - 66445; Fungi - 10731; Plants - 87448; Viruses - 375; Other Eukaryotes - 24768 (source: NCBI BLink).) — MKQRWLLVLILCFFTTSLVMGIHGKHLINDDFNETALLLAFKQNSVKSDPNNVLGNWKYESGRGSCSWRGVSCSDDGRIVGLDLRNSGLTGTLNLVNLTALPNLQNLYLQGNYFSSGGDSSGSDCYLQVLDLSSNSISDYSMVDYVFSKCSNLVSVNISNNKLVGKLGFAPSSLQSLTTVDLSYNILSDKIPESFISDFPASLKYLDLTHNNLSGDFSDLSFGICGNLTFFSLSQNNLSGDKFPITLPNCKFLETLNISRNNLAGKIPNGEYWGSFQNLKQLSLAHNRLSGEIPPELSLLCKTLVILDLSGNTFSGELPSQFTACVWLQNLNLGNNYLSGDFLNTVVSKITGITYLYVAYNNISGSVPISLTNCSNLRVLDLSSNGFTGNVPSGFCSLQSSPVLEKILIANNYLSGTVPMELGKCKSLKTIDLSFNELTGPIPKEIWMLPNLSDLVMWANNLTGTIPEGVCVKGGNLETLILNNNLLTGSIPESISRCTNMIWISLSSNRLTGKIPSGIGNLSKLAILQLGNNSLSGNVPRQLGNCKSLIWLDLNSNNLTGDLPGELASQAGLVMPGSVSGKQFAFVRNEGGTDCRGAGGLVEFEGIRAERLERLPMVHSCPATRIYSGMTMYTFSANGSMIYFDISYNAVSGFIPPGYGNMGYLQVLNLGHNRITGTIPDSFGGLKAIGVLDLSHNNLQGYLPGSLGSLSFLSDLDVSNNNLTGPIPFGGQLTTFPVSRYANNSGLCGVPLRPCGSAPRRPITSRIHAKKQTVATAVIAGIAFSFMCFVMLVMALYRVRKVQKKEQKREKYIESLPTSGSCSWKLSSVPEPLSINVATFEKPLRKLTFAHLLEATNGFSAETMVGSGGFGEVYKAQLRDGSVVAIKKLIRITGQGDREFMAEMETIGKIKHRNLVPLLGYCKVGEERLLVYEYMKWGSLETVLHEKSSKKGGIYLNWAARKKIAIGAARGLAFLHHSCIPHIIHRDMKSSNVLLDEDFEARVSDFGMARLVSALDTHLSVSTLAGTPGYVPPEYYQSFRCTAKGDVYSYGVILLELLSGKKPIDPGEFGEDNNLVGWAKQLYREKRGAEILDPELVTDKSGDVELFHYLKIASQCLDDRPFKRPTMIQLMAMFKEMKADTEEDESLDEFSLKETPLVEESRDKEP; from the coding sequence ATGAAGCAGAGATGGCTGTTAGTGTtgatactctgtttctttacgACTTCTCTTGTGATGGGCATTCATGGAAAACACCTAATCAACGATGACTTCAACGAAACTGCTCTGTTATTGGCGTTCAAGCAAAACTCTGTAAAATCTGATCCTAATAACGTTCTTGGTAACTGGAAATACGAGTCGGGTCGTGGTTCATGCTCTTGGCGAGGGGTTTCTTGCTCTGACGATGGTCGAATCGTCGGATTAGATCTCCGAAACAGTGGACTCACCGGAACCCTAAACCTAGTTAACCTCACGGCGTTGCCTAATCTCCAGAATCTTTACTTGCAAGGAAATTACTTCTCCTCTGGAGGAGATTCGTCTGGTTCTGATTGTTATCTTCAAGTTCTGGATTTGTCTTCGAATTCTATTTCAGACTATTCAATGGTGGATTACgttttctcaaaatgttcGAATCTGGTTTCGGTGAATATCTCCAACAACAAGCTCGTCGGAAAATTAGGTTTTGCTCCGTCGTCTTTACAGAGCTTGACGACTGTTGATCTCTCTTACAACATCTTATCAGATAAGATTCCGGAGAGTTTTATTTCAGATTTTCCGGCGTCGTTGAAATATCTCGATCTAACTCACAACAACTTATCCGGCGACTTCTCCGATCTCAGTTTCGGTATCTGTGGGAATCTCACCTTCTTCAGTCTATCACAGAACAATCTCTCCGGTGATAAATTcccaatcactctaccaaaCTGCAAATTCCTCGAGACATTAAACATCTCTCGGAACAATCTCGCCGGAAAAATCCCTAACGGAGAGTATTGGGGAAGTTTCCAGAATCTGAAACAGCTCTCTCTAGCTCATAACCGTCTCTCCGGCGAAATCCCACCGGAGCTTTCTCTACTCTGCAAAACCCTAGTGATTCTTGATCTATCCGGAAACACTTTCTCCGGCGAGCTTCCTTCACAGTTCACCGCCTGCGTCTGGTTACAGAATCTTAACCTCGGAAACAACTACCTCTCCGGAGATTTCTTAAACACGGTCGTGAGTAAAATCACCGGAATCACTTATCTATACGTTGCTTACAACAACATCTCAGGCTCTGTTCCGATTTCTCTCACAAACTGTTCAAATCTTCGTGTTCTTGATCTAAGCTCAAATGGTTTCACCGGAAATGTACCGTCTGGTTTCTGCTCTCTGCAAAGCTCGCCGGTTCTTGAAAAGATTCTCATAGCTAACAATTACCTCTCAGGAACAGTTCCTATGGAGCTTGGTAAATGCAAGAGCTTGAAGACAATTGATCTTAGCTTCAATGAGCTTACTGGTCCGATTCCGAAAGAGATATGGATGTTGCCGAATCTGTCGGATTTGGTTATGTGGGCGAACAATCTCACTGGGACGATCCCGGAAGGTGTTTGTGTTAAAGGAGGAAATTTGGAAACTCTTATCCTCAACAACAATCTCTTAACCGGTTCAATCCCTGAGTCGATCTCGAGATGCACCAATATGATCTGGATCTCTCTTTCTAGTAATCGTCTCACCGGGAAAATCCCGAGCGGGATTGGTAATCTTTCCAAGTTAGCAATCTTGCAGCTAGGGAATAACTCTCTGTCCGGGAACGTTCCTCGCCAGCTTGGGAACTGCAAGAGTCTGATCTGGCTTGATCTGAACAGCAACAATCTAACCGGGGACCTCCCGGGTGAGCTAGCTAGCCAAGCCGGGTTAGTAATGCCTGGGAGCGTTTCAGGTAAACAGTTTGCGTTTGTGAGAAACGAAGGTGGAACAGACTGCAGAGGTGCAGGTGGGTTAGTAGAGTTTGAAGGCATTCGTGCTGAACGATTAGAGCGGCTACCAATGGTTCATTCGTGTCCCGCGACACGGATATACTCAGGCATGACAATGTACACATTCTCAGCAAATGGAAGCATGATCTATTTCGACATCTCGTATAATGCTGTTTCAGGTTTTATACCTCCTGGTTATGGTAACATGGGCTATCTCCAGGTCTTGAATTTGGGACATAACCGGATAACCGGAACCATCCCGGACAGTTTTGGAGGATTGAAAGCGATTGGTGTTCTCGATCTATCTCACAACAATCTTCAAGGGTACTTACCCGGGTCGCTGGGGTCGCTTTCTTTCCTCAGTGATCTTGATGTCTCTAACAACAACCTTACTGGTCCAATCCCATTTGGAGGTCAGCTTACAACGTTCCCTGTCTCGAGATACGCAAACAACTCAGGCCTCTGTGGTGTTCCTTTGCGTCCCTGCGGTTCAGCTCCTCGACGGCCCATTACCTCCCGTATCCATGCCAAGAAGCAAACTGTTGCAACCGCTGTGATCGCTGGAATTGCGTTTTCTTTCATGTGCTTTGTGATGCTAGTCATGGCGCTTTACAGGGTGAGGAAAGTTCAGAAGAAGGAACAGAAGAGGGAGAAATACATTGAGAGCCTTCCAACTTCCGGAAGCTGCAGCTGGAAGCTCTCTAGCGTTCCTGAACCGCTTAGCATCAACGTTGCTACATTCGAGAAACCGCTGAGAAAACTCACTTTCGCTCATCTTCTTGAAGCTACAAACGGGTTTAGCGCAGAGACTATGGTCGGGTCTGGTGGGTTTGGAGAAGTATACAAGGCCCAACTCAGAGACGGATCTGTTGTAGCGATCAAGAAGTTGATTCGAATCACGGGACAAGGCGACAGAGAGTTCATGGCTGAGATGGAAACAATCGgaaaaatcaaacacagaAACCTTGTTCCACTTTTGGGATATTGCAAGGTTGGTGAAGAGAGGCTTCTTGTCTACGAATACATGAAATGGGGAAGCTTAGAAACCGTTCTTCACGAGAAATCATCGAAGAAAGGCGGAATATATCTGAATTGGGCCGCAAGGAAGAAGATCGCGATTGGAGCTGCAAGAGGGCTAGCGTTTTTGCACCATAGCTGCATTCCTCACATTATCCACAGAGACATGAAATCAAGCAATGTTCTTCTGGACGAAGATTTCGAAGCACGTGTTTCGGATTTCGGAATGGCGAGGCTGGTCAGCGCTCTAGACACGCATCTGAGCGTGAGCACGCTCGCGGGTACACCAGGTTACGTTCCACCGGAATATTACCAGAGTTTCCGGTGTACAGCTAAAGGGGATGTTTACAGCTACGGAGTTATACTTCTTGAGCTTCTGTCTGGTAAGAAACCAATTGATCCAGGGGAGTTTGGAGAAGATAATAACCTTGTAGGGTGGGCGAAACAGCTATACAGAGAGAAAAGAGGAGCTGAGATTCTTGATCCGGAGCTTGTAACCGATAAATCAGGCGATGTTGAGCTGTTTCATTATTTGAAGATCGCGTCTCAATGCTTGGATGATCGACCGTTTAAGCGGCCGACAATGATTCAACTGATGGCAATGTTCAAAGAGATGAAGGCTGATACAGAGGAAGACGAAAGTCTCGATGAGTTTTCGCTCAAGGAAACTCCGTTGGTCGAAGAATCGCGAGATAAGGAGCCTTAA